A genomic segment from Eulemur rufifrons isolate Redbay chromosome 19, OSU_ERuf_1, whole genome shotgun sequence encodes:
- the FKBP1B gene encoding peptidyl-prolyl cis-trans isomerase FKBP1B isoform X2, translating into MGVEIETISPGDGRTFPKKGQTCVVHYTGMLQNGKKFDSSRDRNKPFKFRIGKQEVIKGFEEGAAQMSLGQRAKLTCTPDVAYGATGHPGVIPPNATLIFDVELLNLE; encoded by the exons ATGGGCGTGGAGATCGAGACCATCTCTCCGGGAGACG GAAGGACATTCCCCAAGAAGGGCCAGACGTGTGTGGTGCACTACACAG GAATGCTCCAAAATGGGAAGAAATTCGATTCATCCAGAGACAGAAACAAACCTTTCAAGTTCCGAATCGGCAAACAGGAAGTCATCAAAGGTTTTGAAGAGGGCGCAGCCCAG ATGAGCTTGGGGCAGAGGGCGAAGCTGACCTGCACCCCTGATGTGGCATATGGAGCCACAGGCCACCCTGGTGTCATCCCTCCCAATGCCACCCTCATCTTTGACGTGGAGCTGCTCAACTTAGAGTGA
- the FKBP1B gene encoding peptidyl-prolyl cis-trans isomerase FKBP1B isoform X4: MGVEIETISPGDGRTFPKKGQTCVVHYTGMLQNGKKFDSSRDRNKPFKFRIGKQEVIKGFEEGAAQLGPLSPLPICPHPC, encoded by the exons ATGGGCGTGGAGATCGAGACCATCTCTCCGGGAGACG GAAGGACATTCCCCAAGAAGGGCCAGACGTGTGTGGTGCACTACACAG GAATGCTCCAAAATGGGAAGAAATTCGATTCATCCAGAGACAGAAACAAACCTTTCAAGTTCCGAATCGGCAAACAGGAAGTCATCAAAGGTTTTGAAGAGGGCGCAGCCCAG ctgggtcctctttctcctctccccatctGCCCCCATCCCTGCTAG
- the FKBP1B gene encoding peptidyl-prolyl cis-trans isomerase FKBP1B isoform X1, with protein MGVEIETISPGDGRTFPKKGQTCVVHYTASLVGMRKGAGKVNTSPLIPAWAIHSASLWECSKMGRNSIHPETETNLSSSESANRKSSKVLKRAQPSWVLFLLSPSAPIPAR; from the exons ATGGGCGTGGAGATCGAGACCATCTCTCCGGGAGACG GAAGGACATTCCCCAAGAAGGGCCAGACGTGTGTGGTGCACTACACAG ccaGTCTTGTGGGGATGAGAAAGGGGGCTGGCAAGGTCAACACCTCCCCTCTTATACCAGCGTGGGCCATCCATAGTGCCAGCCTCTGG GAATGCTCCAAAATGGGAAGAAATTCGATTCATCCAGAGACAGAAACAAACCTTTCAAGTTCCGAATCGGCAAACAGGAAGTCATCAAAGGTTTTGAAGAGGGCGCAGCCCAG ctgggtcctctttctcctctccccatctGCCCCCATCCCTGCTAGATGA
- the FKBP1B gene encoding peptidyl-prolyl cis-trans isomerase FKBP1B isoform X5: MLQNGKKFDSSRDRNKPFKFRIGKQEVIKGFEEGAAQMSLGQRAKLTCTPDVAYGATGHPGVIPPNATLIFDVELLNLE; the protein is encoded by the exons ATGCTCCAAAATGGGAAGAAATTCGATTCATCCAGAGACAGAAACAAACCTTTCAAGTTCCGAATCGGCAAACAGGAAGTCATCAAAGGTTTTGAAGAGGGCGCAGCCCAG ATGAGCTTGGGGCAGAGGGCGAAGCTGACCTGCACCCCTGATGTGGCATATGGAGCCACAGGCCACCCTGGTGTCATCCCTCCCAATGCCACCCTCATCTTTGACGTGGAGCTGCTCAACTTAGAGTGA
- the WDCP gene encoding WD repeat and coiled-coil-containing protein produces the protein MELGKGKLLRTGLNALYQAIHPIHGLAWTDGSQVVLTDLQLHNGEAKFGDSKVIGQFERVCGLSWAPSGTADVPTLLAVQHENHVTVWLLCPSIMETSKWLMSQTCEIRESLPVLPQGCLWHPKNAILTVLTAQDVSVFPNIHCHSSRVKADINTQSCIRCACWTQDGQRLVVAVGSTLHFYIWDSAQKTLQKYSLCPVFDVDSCICSISATVDSQVAIATELPLDKICGFNASEILDIFPNGEGTSLHTFPVIGEVPCMDKGAIDSETNSEISLSPSCLGPLDLTHIHFSQHRSEGSSLISLGRKDYLTETGQDSSHLVLVTFKELVAMSSKVTIPGILVPDLIAFNLKAQVVAVASNTCNIILIYSVILCSMPNIQQIHLENTERPKGICFLTDKLLLILVGKQKFTDTTFLPSSKSDQYDICLIVKEVRLEEQSSVTSNESQSAYSTFSALLNKSYRKQLIEGLSLDFCYQNRELLLTPSTSRQSGRPEEIQSPSSSICAGHIAPETPDAKPTNPSAALPRHSSTPDHTSALEPTNLSQRKNLQRENETSQLSKEVEILSRKLTEMQRCLSELTHFLHSEKKLSSTYPLFQDPPYVHIVYQKPHYVGPVVQKRAVLLCDGKLKLSTVQQTFGLCLVEMLHDSHWILLSADSEGFIPLTFTATQEIIIRDGSLSRSDVFRDSSSQPGSCFFS, from the exons ATGGAGTTGGGGAAAGGAAAACTGCTCAGGACTGGACTGAATGCATTGTATCAAGCAATACACCCAATCCATGGCCTTGCCTGGACTGATGGGAGTCAGGTAGTCCTAACTGATTTACAGCTTCACAATGGAGAAGCCAAGTTTGGGGACTCCAAAGTCATTGGACAATTTGAACGCGTCTGTGGGCTGTCCTGGGCCCCAAGTGGTACAGCTGACGTACCCACTCTCCTTGCTGTCCAGCACGAAAATCATGTCACTGTGTGGCTGCTGTGTCCCAGCATTATGGAGACAAGCAAATGGCTGATGTCTCAGACCTGTGAGATTAGAGAATCACTTCCTGTCCTTCCCCAGGGTTGTTTGTGGCATCCAAAAAATGCTATCCTGACTGTGTTGACTGCACAGGATGTTTCTGTTTTCCCTAACATTCACTGTCACAGTTCCCGGGTAAAAGCAGACATCAACACGCAGAGCTGCATTCGCTGTGCATGTTGGACCCAGGATGGCCAGAGGCTGGTGGTGGCAGTAGGCAGCACCctgcatttttatatttgggaCAGTGCTCAGAAGACTCTTCAGAAGTATTCCTTATGCCCAGTGTTTGATGTGGACAGCTGCATCTGCTCCATCAGTGCAACTGTGGACTCACAGGTTGCTATAGCCACTGAGCTTCCGCTAGATAAGATCTGTGGCTTCAATGCATCTGAAATCTTGGACATTTTCCCTAATGGTGAAGGCACCTCTCTGCATACTTTCCCAGTTATTGGTGAAGTGCCCTGTATGGATAAAGGTGCAATTGATAGTGAAACAAATTCTGAAATAtcactttctccttcctgtttAGGTCCTCTGGACCTAACTCATATACATTTCAGTCAACATAGGTCTGAGGGTAGTTCTCTTATTTCTCTAGGAAGAAAGGACTATTTGACAGAAACAGGCCAGGATTCTTCACATTTAGTCCTTGTGACCTTTAAGGAATTAGTTGCCATGAGCAGTAAGGTCACCATTCCAGGCATTTTGGTTCCTGATTTAATAGCATTTAATCTTAAAGCACAGGTAGTGGCAGTGGCTTCTAACACTTGCAATATAATTTTGATCTATTCTGTCATTCTATGTTCTATGCCAAACATCCAGCAAATTCACTTAGAGAATACTGAAAGACCAAAAGGCATATGTTTCTTGACAGacaaattattattgattttggTGGGAAAGCAAAAATTCACTGATAcaacatttcttccttcttcaaagtCTGATCAGTATGACATATGTTTGATTGTTAAAGAAGTAAGGTTGGAAGAACAATCTTCAGTAACCTCAAATGAAAGCCAGAGTGCCTACTCTACTTTCAGTGCTCTGTTAAATAAATCATATAGAAAACAGTTAATTGAAGGTCTTTCCCTAGATTTTTGTTACCAAAACAGAGAGCTCTTGTTAACACCTAGTACCAGTAGGCAGAGTGGAAGGCCTGAAGAAATCCAGAGTCCTTCGTCCAGTATCTGTGCTGGCCACATAGCCCCAGAGACACCCGACGCTAAGCCTACTAACCCGTCAGCAGCACTGCCGAGGCACAGCAGCACACCGGACCACACCAGCGCACTGGAGCCTACTAATTTGTCCCAAAGAAAGAACTTGCAAAGGGAAAATGAAACTTCTCAGCTATCTAAGGAAGTGGAAATTTTATCTAGGAAACTCACTGAAATGCAGCGATGTCTTTCTGAACTCACACACTTTCTACATAGTGAGAAGAAACTCTCTTCCACGTATCCACTCTTTCAGGATCCTCCTTACGTTCACATCGTTTACCAG aaaccTCATTATGTAGGTCCTGTTGTTCAAAAAAGAGCGGTGCTTCTCTGCGATGGCAAACTAAAGCTCAGTACAGTTCAGCAGACTTTTGGCCTCTGTCTCGTTGAAATGCTGCATG ACTCCCACTGGATCCTTCTCTCTGCTGACAGCGAGGGCTTTATCCCATTAACTTTCACAGCCACACAGGAAATAATCATAAGAGATGGCAGCCTGTCCAGGTCAGATGTCTTCAGAGACTCTTCGTCTCAGCCTGGGTCCTGTTTCTTCTCTTAA
- the FKBP1B gene encoding peptidyl-prolyl cis-trans isomerase FKBP1B isoform X3, with protein MGVEIETISPGDGMLQNGKKFDSSRDRNKPFKFRIGKQEVIKGFEEGAAQMSLGQRAKLTCTPDVAYGATGHPGVIPPNATLIFDVELLNLE; from the exons ATGGGCGTGGAGATCGAGACCATCTCTCCGGGAGACG GAATGCTCCAAAATGGGAAGAAATTCGATTCATCCAGAGACAGAAACAAACCTTTCAAGTTCCGAATCGGCAAACAGGAAGTCATCAAAGGTTTTGAAGAGGGCGCAGCCCAG ATGAGCTTGGGGCAGAGGGCGAAGCTGACCTGCACCCCTGATGTGGCATATGGAGCCACAGGCCACCCTGGTGTCATCCCTCCCAATGCCACCCTCATCTTTGACGTGGAGCTGCTCAACTTAGAGTGA
- the SF3B6 gene encoding splicing factor 3B subunit 6 produces MAMQAAKRANIRLPPEVNRILYIRNLPYKITAEEMYDIFGKYGPIRQIRVGNTPETRGTAYVVYEDIFDAKNACDHLSGFNVCNRYLVVLYYNANRAFQKMDTKKKEEQLKLLKEKYGINTDPPK; encoded by the exons aTTCGACTTCCACCGGAAGTAAATCGGATTTTGTATATAAGAAACTTGCCATACAAAATCACAGCTGAAGAAATGTATGACATTTTTGGGAAGTATGGACCTATTCGTCAGATCAGAGT GGGGAACACACCTGAAACTAGAGGAACAGCTTATGTGGTCTATGAAGACATCTTTGATGCCAAGAATGCATGTGATCACCTATCAGGATTCAATGTTTGTAACAGATACCTTGTGGTTTTGTACTATAATGCCAACAGG GCATTTCAGAAGATGGACACAAAGAAGAAGGAGGAACAGTTGAAGCTTCTCAAGGAGAAATATGGCATCAACACAGACCCACCAAAATAA